DNA sequence from the Prosthecobacter sp. SYSU 5D2 genome:
CCAGGGGCTCCGTCTGGAAGACGACGATGTCATTCCGGCTGGAGAGGGGCAGAGGTTTCTGCCAGTTCCACACATGCTCGCCGCCGCGCTGGTCCCAAGCGCCCTGGAGGAGGATGTCATTGCCACTGGAGATGCTGCCGCCGATGGTGGGAACGGGATCTTTGGGATCAAAGGTGTAGCTGGTGCTGGCCTCTTTGAGCACGGGCTTAGTCGTCGTGGCCACGCCTTGAGGAGCAAAGTAATACGGGGTCAGCTTCGTGCGTGCCAGGGGCCATTCTTTTTCATCACGCCATTCGCCGCCGTGGTTGAGCAGGCCTTTTTCGGTTTTGCTGCCGTCGCCTGTGCCCATCACGAAAAGGCGTACCTTGGTGGCAAAAGGGGCAGCTTTGCCGACGCTGTTGTCCAGGCCCTTCAGCCAGTGGTCATACCATTCTTTGCGCCACGCCAGTTCATCAGGAATGGCGGCCTCGCTGCCGAAGTCCACCTGGCCATGGCTGCTATTGGCCTGGGCTCCGTGGATCCAGGGGCCCATGATCATGTAAACCGGGCTTTTGAGGACCTTGGTGAGTGCGGTGAAATTGGCGGTGGTATTGCCTGCCCAGGAATCATACCAGCCGCCGACAAGGTAAACGGGAATGTCCTTGTAGCTGCTGGCCTGCTCCAGGATGTTGTTCTGCGCCCAGAACTCATCATTGGCCCCGTGGCGCATCGCATCAATGAGCCAGCTTTCATACTCCGGTGCATGCTTCAGCGGAGTCATGTCGGGGCGGAGGGGGAGGTGCTTCAGGTATTCATGGCGGTTGTCCACCATCTCCTTGAGCATGGCCGCAGTGGCGGGATCTTGGGAAGCGACGCTGCCCTTGGCTGAATTTAGCATGATCCAGTTCCAGAAGCGCATTTCAAAAGCGCCGGCGTTGCGCATGGACTGGACACCGCCATTGGAGACCGCATCCACGGGGATAACGGTAGTGAGTTCAGGTGCGCCTTCGAGGGCCATGGCGTGCTGCGTGCCGCCGACGTAGGAGGTGCCAATCATGCCGATCTTGCCATCACTCCAGGGCTGCTGGCCGATCCATTTGGCGCAGTCCACACCGTCCTTGCCATCATCCGTCATCCAGTGCCACACGCCTTCACTGGCATAGCGGCCCCGGCAGTCCTGGGCTACGAAGACATAACCATGGGCAGCGTAATACATGCCGAGCTTTTTGGAGCCGTCCTTGTTATAAGGCAGGCGTGTGAGCACCACTGGATAGCGGCCAGGTTTTTCCACACCGTTTTCAGCGGGCAGATAGAGATCCGTGGCCAGCTTCACGCCATCCCGCATTGCGACCATGACATTGGTTTTGACCACAATGTCCTGGGCCACCAGCAGGGAGGAGCTGACAAGACAAAGCAGAAACAGCAGGCAGGGCAGGGGAGAGCGGTGTGACATGACAGCAGACTACGGTGCTGATGCGGGTACTTTTATGCAGAAAGCAGCCGTCGGATGGAAAGTATCAAAGGCGGTCACATGTTAGCCTTCTCCATGAGATGCTTTCTTTCTTTGGGACTCTGCCTTGCGATGACTGCGGTTTTGTCAGCGGCACCGGACATCCTTTTCATTGTTACGGACGATCAGAACCCGGAGACGATTCACGCGCTGGGCAATGAGCGCATCCGCACGCCTAACCTGGACCGCCTGGCGGCGGGTGGCACGGCTTTTACCCGGGCGTATGCGGGCTATCCGATCTGCCACGTCAGCCGGGCGGAGATCCTGACGGGCTGTACGCCATTCCGGGCATATATGAACTATCCAGCAGGGCCTATAGACCCAGCTTTAAAAACGATGGCGCAGACGTTTCAGGAGGCAGGTTATCTGACCTGGTACAGCGGCAAGTGGCACAATGACGGCCATCCGAAGCAGCGGGGCTATACCGGTACTCGGGGACTTTATAGCAGCGGCGGAGTGAAGGGTGAAAAGGGACCGGCGATGAATGAGCGTGGCCAGGCCATCACCGGTTATACAGGCTGGACCTTTAAATCGGATGATGACGGCAAGGCGGAGCCGGAGAAGGGCATCGGCCTGCAGGCGGACAACAGCGTGCATGTGGCCAACGGAGCCATCCGGGCCATTGCGGACACCCCGGCTGACAAGCGGTTCCTGCTGCATGTGAACTTCGCCTTTCCTCATGATCCGCGCCAGTGGCCGGCAGATGAAACCCAGCGTTATGATCCCGCCCACATGAAGCTGCCGGAAAACTTCGCACCGGTGCATCCCTTTGATCATGGCAATCTCCATGGCCGTGATGAAACGCTGCTGCCGATCCCCCGTGAGGAGGCGGCCGTGCTCACCGAGCTGGCCATTTATTATGCGATGATCAGCGATGTGGATAACCAGATCGGTCGCATCCTGGAGGCTCTGGAAAAAGCGGGCCGTAAGGACACGATCATCGTCTTCATCAGTGACCAGGGTCTGGCCATGGGCAGCCACGGACTGTTGGGGAAACAGAACCAGTATGAGCACAGCATCCGTTCACCTCTGATCATCGCCGGTTCTGAGTTGCCAAAGGCAAAACGCACCCAGGCGCTGGTGCATCTGCGGGACCTTTATCCCACCTTCTGCGAGCTGGCAGGCATCGCTATTCCCGGCAGCGTTCAGGGCCGGAGCCTGCTGCCTCTGCTTCAGGGGAAAACGGAGCGCGTTCATGACTTCGTCACCGGCACTTTCACGGACACCCAGCGCATGATTTGTGATGAGCGCTGGAAGTTCATTCGGTATCCTCAGTTAGGCCGTGAGCAGCTCTTCGACCTGGAATCCGATCCCCATGAAATGAAGGACCTCAGTGCCGATCCGGCGCATGACGAAAAGAAAGCGGGCATGAAACAAAAGCTGCAAGCCTGGTTGAAGGAGCAGGGTGATCCGTTAGGCCAGACTGGCTGGTAACGGACCTGCAGAATCACGTTGCCGCGAGAAGCTGGCGGATGCCGGCGCTCATGAGGTCATCCATGGCGGGGGCGCAGTTGGCGACGGAGACTTCGTATCCGCCTTCAGGGAAGGCTTCTTTGACTGGAATATACCAGGCCCCGCCGTCACCATAGGCAGCCGTCGCGACGAAGCGCTCTGGCTGCATCTGCTGGGCGCGGAGCTGGTATTCCAAAAAGGATTCCGCAGGCAGATGCAGCATGGAGACATCGTTTACATGCAGGGCACTGAGGATGATGGGCGTGCCTTTGGCGATGCGCTCCATCCAGGCCAGGCGCATGGCCGGACGCAGGCGGTTGGCGGGACGGTTATTGGGGTTGGCCAGGGCTGCCTGTTCAGACTCTTGGGTAAAGGCCGGGTTGACCTCCGGCAGCACGTCTTGGGTCTGCCAGGAGACTTTGGAGATAGGCCGTGGAGTGAGCTGTTTTTCAGCGGCAATAATGCCTTCGTAAATCCGCTGCGTGAGCTGCACGCGGGCCTCCGGGCTGCCATCGTTGTACTTGCCTGCGGCGATGTTTCCTGCCGCCCCTGTAAAGTAAATGTGAGTGCAGCCAGGTTCTTCCTTTTGGCGCTGTTTGCGTGCCAGGCCCACGAAGTCACTGCTGACGTGGCCTTGGCCATAGTGGCTCATGGGATGCGTGGCGTAGTAGTGGCAGGCCAGCACCTTTTCGTCGCCGTCATAAAAGGCCACGGTCTTGAGCATCGGATCAATGAGCCCTTCTGGCAGGGCCACCAGCTCCGCATCCTTGCTAGAGCTGCCACGCATTTTCAGCACCTTGCCATCGGCACCCTTGGACACACGGCGGTTGGACGCCACCTTTTCCACCCGGCCTTCACCATGGGCGATGTGGGTGAGCGGGCGGGCTTTGAGCAAGGCGGCTTTAATCGCTTCCTCGCCGCGTTTCAGGCAGTCGTTGAAGAAAGGCAGCTGCACCAGCGTGAGCCCGGCGTTTTGCTCCGCGGCCAGTTCCTCCCCGCGCAGGCAGACAAAGGGCGCATCATGCTGATGCACGCACTGCACGGCCACACGGTCCGGCGTGGTGCCGGCGGCCTCGGCCAGGGCGCTGCGCCAGGCCAGGTGCGCCTCGTTGAGAATGCCTGTCCAGTCCACCGCACAGACGACGACCGGTTTGCCTGCGCCTAACAAAATGTATCCAATCGCCTCTAGCCCGTCTTCACAGTCCACCACAGGTGTTATCCAGCCGCCGCAAAGCGGGTGGCCAACCGGTGGCGTGACATCAAATCGAAATGGCGCGATTCGCAGCCCGGAAGCTTCCGCAGCCGGTAGTGTATGCGGAATAAGACTGGCGGCGAGGCTGCCCTGGAGCAGGCGGCGGCGGGTGATGGCTTGCATAGTTGGAAAAGGAAAACAGATCAGGCCAGGATGGCGCGGGGCACGCGTCCATGGACATCGGTGAGCCGGTAGTCGCGGCCTGCATAACGGTAGGTCAGGCGCTCGTGGTCCACGCCCAGCAGGTGCAGGATCGTCGCGTGGATGTCGTGGATGTGCATTCGCTTGTGCGCTGCCCGGAACCCGAAGTCATCGCTCTCGCCATAGCTCATGCCGCCTTTGACACCGCCACCAGCCATCCACATGAGAAATCCATGCGGGTTGTGGTCACGGCCATTGCCGTTTTCACTCACCGGTGTGCGGCCGAATTCTCCGCCCCACACAACCAGAGTGTCCTCCAGCATGCCGCGCTGTTTGAGATCGCCGAGCAGAGCGGCGATGGGCCGGTCAATGTCAGCGGCCAGCCTGCGGGTCGAGGTGTCGTGATTCGAATGGGTGTCCCAGGGCTGGCCGTTGCCATAATATACCTGGACGAAACGGACGCCGCGCTCCACCAGCCGCCGCGCCATCAGGCAGCCATTGGAGAAATGGCTGGTACCATAAAGCTCGCGCACAGGTTGAGGCTCCAGGTTCAGGTCAAAGGCATCCGTCGCGGCCGACTGCATTCTAAAGGCGGTCTCCATGGACTGGATGCGGCCGTTGAGTGAGGCGTCCGCACCGCCGCGCGCGGCCAGGTGGCTTTGATTCAGCTCTTGAATAAGATCCAGTTGCCGGCGCTGCTGTGAGCGCGGCAGGCGCTTGTTGGTCAGCCAGGGAATCATCTGCCCGGGTTCCAGTTGACTGTGGTTGATGTAAACCCCCTGATGCTGCGCTGGCAGGAAGGCACTGCTCCAAAGGATGGAAAAACGCACCGGGCGGCCCGGACAGAGCACCACATAAGAGGGCAGGTTCTGGTTCTCATTGCCCAGGCCGTAGCTCA
Encoded proteins:
- a CDS encoding CocE/NonD family hydrolase; the encoded protein is MSHRSPLPCLLFLLCLVSSSLLVAQDIVVKTNVMVAMRDGVKLATDLYLPAENGVEKPGRYPVVLTRLPYNKDGSKKLGMYYAAHGYVFVAQDCRGRYASEGVWHWMTDDGKDGVDCAKWIGQQPWSDGKIGMIGTSYVGGTQHAMALEGAPELTTVIPVDAVSNGGVQSMRNAGAFEMRFWNWIMLNSAKGSVASQDPATAAMLKEMVDNRHEYLKHLPLRPDMTPLKHAPEYESWLIDAMRHGANDEFWAQNNILEQASSYKDIPVYLVGGWYDSWAGNTTANFTALTKVLKSPVYMIMGPWIHGAQANSSHGQVDFGSEAAIPDELAWRKEWYDHWLKGLDNSVGKAAPFATKVRLFVMGTGDGSKTEKGLLNHGGEWRDEKEWPLARTKLTPYYFAPQGVATTTKPVLKEASTSYTFDPKDPVPTIGGSISSGNDILLQGAWDQRGGEHVWNWQKPLPLSSRNDIVVFQTEPLAEDLEVTGEVEVKMWISSSAVDTDFTAKLVDVYPASADWPGGFDLNVTDGILRARFRDSLKKEKLMTPGEVYPVTIRLYPTSNVFKKGHRIRIDISSSNFPRFDVNPNTGEPLNDNRRVETAINTIHHDAEHPSAIVLPLIPRRG
- a CDS encoding sulfatase-like hydrolase/transferase; this translates as MRCFLSLGLCLAMTAVLSAAPDILFIVTDDQNPETIHALGNERIRTPNLDRLAAGGTAFTRAYAGYPICHVSRAEILTGCTPFRAYMNYPAGPIDPALKTMAQTFQEAGYLTWYSGKWHNDGHPKQRGYTGTRGLYSSGGVKGEKGPAMNERGQAITGYTGWTFKSDDDGKAEPEKGIGLQADNSVHVANGAIRAIADTPADKRFLLHVNFAFPHDPRQWPADETQRYDPAHMKLPENFAPVHPFDHGNLHGRDETLLPIPREEAAVLTELAIYYAMISDVDNQIGRILEALEKAGRKDTIIVFISDQGLAMGSHGLLGKQNQYEHSIRSPLIIAGSELPKAKRTQALVHLRDLYPTFCELAGIAIPGSVQGRSLLPLLQGKTERVHDFVTGTFTDTQRMICDERWKFIRYPQLGREQLFDLESDPHEMKDLSADPAHDEKKAGMKQKLQAWLKEQGDPLGQTGW
- a CDS encoding DUF1501 domain-containing protein gives rise to the protein MTDSSLFSRRDALARMGGGLGMLGLASTINAAQDPGAVHFPPKAKRVIHLFMNGGPFGPDFLDPKPALTKFNGQRPAGADLRTERQTGGLMASPYAYKQHGQSGLPVSELLPKLAAYADDLCVLRSCHTDNPNHGPALLLMNNGTMTERVPSMGSWMSYGLGNENQNLPSYVVLCPGRPVRFSILWSSAFLPAQHQGVYINHSQLEPGQMIPWLTNKRLPRSQQRRQLDLIQELNQSHLAARGGADASLNGRIQSMETAFRMQSAATDAFDLNLEPQPVRELYGTSHFSNGCLMARRLVERGVRFVQVYYGNGQPWDTHSNHDTSTRRLAADIDRPIAALLGDLKQRGMLEDTLVVWGGEFGRTPVSENGNGRDHNPHGFLMWMAGGGVKGGMSYGESDDFGFRAAHKRMHIHDIHATILHLLGVDHERLTYRYAGRDYRLTDVHGRVPRAILA